From Cellulomonas dongxiuzhuiae, the proteins below share one genomic window:
- a CDS encoding NUDIX hydrolase, whose amino-acid sequence MTLPGYDPADFPPFAVTVDLVVLTLRGGELHVLLVERGAEPWRGHWALPGGFVRPDEGLDAAAERELAEETGVHDVPGHLEQLASYGDPGRDPRMRVVSVAYLALAPDLPEPRAGTDAAQAAWVPVVRAQREALAFDHARILADGLERARAKLEYSSLATAFCGPEFTIGDLRRVYEAVWGATLDPRNFHRKLTGVPGLLVDTGRTRTEGRGRPATVYRRGDVTTLHPPLTRD is encoded by the coding sequence GTGACGCTCCCCGGGTACGACCCCGCCGACTTCCCGCCGTTCGCGGTGACCGTGGACCTCGTCGTCCTCACGCTGCGCGGCGGAGAGCTGCACGTGCTGCTCGTCGAGCGCGGCGCCGAGCCGTGGCGCGGGCACTGGGCGCTGCCCGGCGGGTTCGTGCGGCCCGACGAGGGCCTCGACGCCGCGGCCGAGCGCGAGCTCGCCGAGGAGACCGGCGTGCACGACGTCCCCGGGCACCTCGAGCAGCTCGCGTCGTACGGCGACCCCGGGCGCGACCCGCGCATGCGCGTCGTCTCCGTCGCGTACCTCGCGCTCGCCCCCGACCTGCCCGAACCGCGGGCCGGGACGGACGCCGCGCAGGCCGCCTGGGTCCCCGTGGTGCGGGCGCAGCGCGAGGCCCTCGCGTTCGACCACGCGCGCATCCTGGCCGACGGGCTCGAGCGCGCCCGCGCCAAGCTCGAGTACAGCTCGCTGGCCACCGCGTTCTGCGGGCCGGAGTTCACGATCGGCGACCTGCGGCGCGTCTACGAGGCGGTGTGGGGTGCGACCCTCGACCCCCGCAACTTCCACCGCAAGCTCACCGGCGTGCCCGGTCTGCTGGTCGACACGGGCCGCACGCGCACCGAGGGCCGGGGCCGCCCCGCGACCGTCTACCGGCGGGGCGACGTCACGACGCTGCACCCGCCCCTCACGCGGGACTGA
- a CDS encoding bifunctional proline dehydrogenase/L-glutamate gamma-semialdehyde dehydrogenase — protein sequence MTDTATHADAVVALVRRWLTQAADAPVDPAARQLAALLREPDGLAFAVGFVDGVVRPEDHAVAARRLRELASRPPAFLPPPLRVALRVGGVLAPTLPGVVVPVARRVLRHLVGHLVVDATDRRLGATIARLRRDGTRLNVNLLGEAVLGGREAARRLAGTRRLLARDDVDYVSVKVSSVVAPHAPWAFEEAVTDVVERLAPLFEQAAAATTPKFVNLDMEEYRDLDLTVEVFTRLLDRPSLVGLEAGIVLQAYLPDALPAMQRLQTWAAQRRAAGGARIKVRLVKGANLPMERVEAELHGRPLATWGTKRETDAHYKRVLDWALHPDRIANVRLGVAGHNLFDVAHAWLLAGERGVRDGVELEMLLGMAPGQADAVRRDVGSLLLYTPVVAPQEFDVAIAYLVRRLEEGASDDNFMSAVFDLADDDALFARERDRFLASLADVDRPVPDRHRVPDRHAAVPPSAPGAFTNTPDTDPAVPEHRAWVRDVLARVPASRLGSPAIEAARVHDAGDLDALVRDARRAGREWGRRPASERAAVLDRAADALEAHRGDLLEVMASEAGKTVDQGDPEVSEAVDFAHWYAELARGLEHVDGARFVPAALTLVTPPWNFPVAIPAGSTLAALAAGSAVVLKPAGPAERCGAVLAEALWEAGVPRDVLRLVQVEEATLGRALVAHPAVDRVILTGAYETAELFRSFRPDLPLLAETSGKNAIVVTPSADLDLAVRDVVASAFGHAGQKCSAASLVVLVGSVATSRRFRSQLLDAVSSLTVGLPQDARTQVGPLIEPATGKLLTGLTELEPGQVWALAPRRLDDAGRLWTPGVVTGVRRGSRTHRTEYFGPVLGVMTAATLDDAIDLVNDVDYGLTSGLHSLDADEVALWLDRVEAGNLYVNRGTTGAIVRRQPFGGWKRSAVGPGTKAGGPSYLAGLGSWTSERATTGTAVTHPRVLALVEAARTELPTADAERVERGARSDAAAWRDLFAARDVSALACERNVLRHVPVSEPVLVRQAVGAPLADLVRVVAGAALAGSRVVVSVPAALPPRLTAAVSAVGPLQVEDDAVWAARVGGRPGGRVRLVGGTAADLAAATEGRPDVVIWDHPVTEAGRVELLPFVREQAVSVTAHRFGTPHHLTDDALPLGG from the coding sequence ATGACCGACACCGCGACGCACGCGGACGCGGTCGTGGCGCTCGTCCGCCGGTGGCTCACGCAGGCCGCCGACGCACCCGTGGACCCGGCCGCCCGGCAGCTCGCCGCGCTGCTGCGCGAGCCGGACGGCCTGGCGTTCGCCGTCGGGTTCGTCGACGGCGTCGTGCGGCCCGAGGACCACGCGGTCGCCGCGCGGCGCCTGCGCGAGCTCGCCTCACGTCCGCCCGCGTTCCTGCCCCCACCGCTGCGGGTCGCCCTGCGCGTCGGCGGCGTGCTCGCGCCGACGCTCCCCGGCGTCGTCGTGCCCGTCGCGCGCCGCGTCCTGCGGCACCTGGTCGGGCACCTCGTGGTCGACGCGACCGACCGGCGGCTCGGCGCCACGATCGCCCGCCTGCGCCGCGACGGCACGCGCCTGAACGTCAACCTGCTCGGCGAGGCCGTCCTGGGTGGTCGCGAGGCCGCGCGGCGGCTCGCCGGCACGCGGCGCCTCCTCGCGCGCGACGACGTCGACTACGTGTCGGTCAAGGTGTCGTCCGTCGTCGCACCGCACGCGCCGTGGGCGTTCGAGGAGGCCGTCACCGACGTCGTCGAGCGTCTGGCCCCGTTGTTCGAGCAGGCGGCCGCGGCCACGACACCGAAGTTCGTCAACCTCGACATGGAGGAGTACAGGGACCTCGACCTCACGGTGGAGGTCTTCACGCGGCTGCTGGACCGCCCCTCGCTCGTCGGGCTCGAGGCGGGGATCGTGCTGCAGGCCTACCTGCCCGACGCGCTGCCCGCGATGCAGCGGCTCCAGACGTGGGCGGCACAACGACGCGCGGCAGGCGGCGCGCGCATCAAGGTGCGGCTCGTCAAGGGCGCCAACCTGCCGATGGAGCGCGTCGAGGCCGAGCTGCACGGCCGGCCCCTGGCGACGTGGGGCACCAAGCGCGAGACGGACGCGCACTACAAGCGCGTCCTCGACTGGGCGCTGCACCCCGACCGCATCGCGAACGTCCGCCTCGGCGTGGCGGGTCACAACCTGTTCGACGTCGCGCACGCCTGGCTGCTGGCCGGCGAGCGCGGCGTCCGCGACGGGGTCGAGCTCGAGATGCTGCTCGGCATGGCGCCCGGCCAGGCCGACGCGGTGCGCCGCGACGTCGGCAGCCTGCTGCTGTACACGCCGGTGGTCGCGCCGCAGGAGTTCGACGTCGCGATCGCCTACCTGGTGCGCCGGCTGGAGGAGGGCGCGTCGGACGACAACTTCATGTCCGCGGTGTTCGACCTCGCCGACGACGACGCCCTGTTCGCGCGCGAGCGCGACCGGTTCCTCGCGTCCCTCGCGGACGTCGACCGGCCCGTCCCGGACCGGCACCGCGTCCCCGACCGGCACGCGGCCGTGCCCCCGTCGGCGCCCGGTGCGTTCACGAACACCCCCGACACCGACCCGGCGGTGCCCGAGCACCGCGCGTGGGTGCGCGACGTGCTGGCGCGGGTGCCCGCGTCACGCCTCGGCTCCCCCGCGATCGAGGCCGCGCGCGTGCACGACGCGGGCGACCTGGACGCGCTCGTCCGCGACGCGCGCCGCGCCGGCCGGGAGTGGGGCCGGCGCCCGGCGTCCGAGCGTGCTGCGGTCCTCGACCGTGCCGCCGACGCCCTCGAGGCGCACCGCGGCGACCTGCTGGAGGTCATGGCGTCCGAGGCGGGCAAGACCGTCGACCAGGGCGATCCGGAGGTCTCCGAGGCCGTCGACTTCGCGCACTGGTACGCCGAGCTCGCACGCGGGCTCGAGCACGTCGACGGTGCACGGTTCGTGCCCGCCGCGCTCACGCTCGTCACGCCGCCGTGGAACTTCCCGGTCGCGATCCCCGCGGGCTCGACGCTCGCGGCGCTGGCCGCGGGGTCGGCGGTCGTCCTCAAGCCGGCCGGGCCCGCCGAGCGGTGCGGTGCGGTGCTGGCCGAGGCGCTGTGGGAGGCGGGTGTGCCGCGCGACGTCCTGCGCCTGGTGCAGGTCGAGGAGGCGACGCTCGGCCGCGCGCTGGTCGCCCACCCCGCCGTGGACCGGGTCATCCTCACCGGTGCGTACGAGACGGCCGAGCTGTTCCGCTCGTTCCGCCCGGACCTGCCGCTGCTGGCGGAGACGAGCGGCAAGAACGCGATCGTCGTGACGCCGAGCGCGGACCTCGACCTGGCCGTGCGTGACGTCGTCGCGTCCGCGTTCGGGCACGCGGGGCAGAAGTGCTCGGCCGCGTCCCTGGTGGTGCTCGTCGGGTCGGTGGCGACGTCGCGCCGGTTCCGGTCGCAGCTGCTCGACGCGGTGTCGTCGCTGACCGTCGGGCTGCCGCAGGACGCCCGCACGCAGGTGGGGCCGCTCATCGAGCCCGCGACGGGCAAGCTGCTGACGGGCCTGACCGAGCTCGAGCCGGGCCAGGTGTGGGCGCTGGCGCCCCGCCGGCTCGACGACGCGGGCCGGCTGTGGACGCCGGGGGTCGTGACGGGGGTGCGCCGCGGGTCGCGTACGCACCGGACCGAGTACTTCGGGCCCGTGCTGGGCGTCATGACCGCCGCGACGCTCGACGACGCGATCGACCTCGTGAACGACGTGGACTACGGCCTGACCTCCGGCCTGCACAGCCTCGACGCCGACGAGGTGGCGCTGTGGCTCGACCGCGTCGAGGCGGGCAACCTCTACGTCAACCGCGGCACGACCGGCGCGATCGTGCGCCGCCAGCCGTTCGGCGGGTGGAAGCGGTCGGCTGTCGGACCGGGCACCAAGGCGGGCGGGCCCAGCTACCTGGCGGGGCTCGGCTCGTGGACGTCCGAACGCGCCACCACCGGCACGGCCGTGACGCACCCGCGCGTGCTCGCGCTGGTCGAGGCCGCGCGCACCGAGCTGCCCACCGCCGACGCCGAGCGCGTCGAGCGCGGCGCCCGCAGCGACGCCGCCGCCTGGCGCGACCTGTTCGCGGCGCGCGACGTCAGTGCGCTGGCCTGCGAGCGCAACGTGCTGCGCCACGTGCCGGTGAGCGAGCCGGTGCTGGTGCGACAGGCCGTCGGCGCCCCGCTGGCCGACCTGGTCCGCGTCGTCGCCGGTGCGGCGCTCGCCGGGTCGCGCGTCGTCGTGTCGGTGCCCGCAGCGCTGCCGCCGCGGCTGACGGCGGCGGTCTCGGCCGTCGGGCCGCTGCAGGTCGAGGACGACGCGGTCTGGGCGGCTCGCGTCGGCGGGCGACCCGGTGGCCGCGTGCGCCTCGTCGGGGGGACGGCCGCCGACCTCGCGGCAGCGACGGAGGGCCGCCCCGACGTCGTGATCTGGGACCACCCCGTGACCGAGGCGGGCCGCGTCGAGCTGCTGCCGTTCGTGCGAGAGCAGGCGGTGAGCGTCACGGCCCACCGGTTCGGCACGCCGCACCACCTCACGGACGATGCGCTGCCGCTGGGTGGCTGA
- a CDS encoding FAD-binding oxidoreductase, producing the protein MTAAATADEAPDVAPRAARLGERFATTAGWRVARVVDAWHETPSARTLVLDVPGWPGHRAGQHVDLRLTAEDGYTASRAYSVSAPTDPAHPGHVHVTVQRVVGGEVSTYLVDDLPVGAGIEVRGPVGGWFVWEPGTAHGAPVLLLAGGSGVTPLVAMVRARRAAGDRTPFRVLYSVRMPTDALFLDELTRGRLDGVDADVWFTRAAPPDAPRPPARIGLRDLAHHGWPAALEPVCYVCGPTGFVEAMTRMLLVLGHDARAIRAERFGPSTD; encoded by the coding sequence GTGACGGCTGCCGCGACCGCCGACGAGGCGCCCGACGTCGCGCCGCGCGCCGCCCGCCTGGGCGAGCGCTTCGCCACCACCGCGGGGTGGCGCGTGGCGCGCGTCGTCGACGCGTGGCACGAGACCCCGAGCGCCCGCACGCTCGTCCTCGACGTCCCCGGCTGGCCCGGCCACCGCGCCGGGCAGCACGTCGACCTGCGGCTGACCGCGGAGGACGGCTACACCGCGTCGCGCGCCTACTCGGTCAGCGCCCCCACCGACCCCGCGCACCCGGGCCACGTGCACGTGACCGTCCAGCGCGTCGTGGGCGGCGAGGTGTCGACGTACCTCGTCGACGACCTGCCGGTGGGCGCCGGGATCGAGGTGCGTGGACCCGTGGGCGGCTGGTTCGTCTGGGAGCCCGGCACCGCGCACGGCGCGCCGGTCCTGCTGCTCGCCGGCGGGTCGGGGGTCACGCCGCTGGTCGCCATGGTGCGCGCGCGTCGTGCCGCGGGCGACCGCACCCCGTTCCGCGTCCTGTACTCGGTGCGCATGCCGACCGACGCGCTGTTCCTCGACGAGCTCACGCGCGGGCGTCTCGACGGCGTCGACGCCGACGTGTGGTTCACGCGCGCGGCTCCCCCGGACGCCCCCCGCCCGCCCGCCCGCATCGGGCTGCGGGACCTCGCGCACCACGGCTGGCCGGCCGCGCTCGAGCCGGTCTGCTACGTGTGCGGACCGACCGGGTTCGTCGAGGCGATGACGCGGATGCTGCTCGTGCTCGGGCACGACGCACGCGCGATCCGCGCCGAGAGGTTCGGGCCCTCGACGGACTGA
- a CDS encoding NAD(+)/NADH kinase: MALAPRAVVVHRRSELEELVDRHGTRGQVEFFLRTRGRDLADVQARHDALDDALREVRAAVPTDWRRGDVERGDLHRFAFDPGDVCLVVGPDGLVANTAKYLRDQLVVGVDPEPGRNAGVLVRHRSAQVAGALADVVRGAAVVEGRALVRAVLDDGTSLDALNDVYVGHVGHQSARYVLTSPDGSERQSSSGVVVTTGTGSTGWATSLARGRAGAPPLPGPADDALAWFVREAWPSPTTGASRTAGLLTHDQRLTLVVESDALVLFGDGLEADRLTATWGQTVTLDVAERRLRLVAP, from the coding sequence GTGGCACTGGCACCCCGCGCGGTCGTCGTGCACCGGCGCTCGGAGCTCGAGGAGCTCGTCGACCGGCACGGCACCCGCGGTCAGGTCGAGTTCTTCCTGCGCACCCGGGGCCGGGACCTCGCCGACGTGCAGGCGCGCCACGACGCCCTCGACGACGCGCTGCGCGAGGTCCGTGCCGCCGTGCCGACGGACTGGCGGCGCGGCGACGTCGAGCGTGGCGACCTGCACCGCTTCGCGTTCGACCCCGGTGACGTGTGCCTCGTCGTCGGCCCCGACGGGCTGGTCGCGAACACCGCCAAGTACCTGCGCGACCAGCTCGTCGTCGGGGTCGACCCCGAGCCCGGGCGCAACGCCGGCGTGCTCGTGCGGCACCGGTCCGCCCAGGTGGCCGGCGCCCTGGCGGACGTCGTGCGCGGCGCGGCGGTCGTCGAGGGGCGCGCCCTGGTGCGGGCGGTCCTCGACGACGGCACGTCGCTCGACGCGCTCAACGACGTGTACGTCGGGCACGTGGGGCACCAGTCGGCCCGGTACGTGCTGACGTCGCCCGACGGCAGCGAACGGCAGTCGTCGTCGGGCGTCGTCGTGACGACGGGGACGGGGTCGACCGGCTGGGCGACGTCGCTCGCACGTGGTCGCGCGGGCGCACCGCCGCTGCCCGGACCGGCCGACGACGCGCTGGCCTGGTTCGTCCGCGAGGCGTGGCCGTCCCCGACCACCGGCGCCTCCCGGACCGCGGGGCTGCTGACGCACGACCAGCGGCTCACGCTCGTCGTCGAGTCCGACGCGCTCGTGCTGTTCGGCGACGGGCTCGAGGCCGACCGGCTCACCGCGACGTGGGGGCAGACCGTCACGCTGGACGTCGCCGAGCGGCGGCTGCGCCTGGTCGCGCCGTGA
- a CDS encoding sulfite oxidase-like oxidoreductase, which yields MTPSDAPSADPPALTPGFRGRPRTSGVALPPGQYEVHDFPVLSAGPTPNVDSATWQLEVSTEDRTTFRWTWADLMALPQEDAVVDLHCVTRWSKFGTRWRGVSLDVLLADVPSAAQYALVGCYGGYTTNLPVADLLGGKAWVAHTYDGRPLDPLHGGPARLLVPHLYLWKSAKWVRSITLLDAEQQGFWERNGYHDYGDPWREQRYQGDP from the coding sequence GTGACGCCGAGCGACGCACCGAGCGCCGACCCGCCGGCCCTGACCCCGGGCTTCCGCGGCCGGCCCCGCACGTCGGGCGTCGCGCTGCCGCCCGGGCAGTACGAGGTCCACGACTTCCCCGTCCTGTCCGCCGGCCCGACCCCGAACGTCGACAGCGCGACCTGGCAGCTGGAGGTCAGCACCGAGGACCGCACGACCTTCCGGTGGACGTGGGCCGACCTCATGGCCCTGCCCCAGGAGGACGCGGTCGTCGACCTGCACTGCGTGACCCGCTGGTCGAAGTTCGGGACCCGGTGGCGCGGCGTCAGCCTCGACGTGCTGCTGGCCGACGTCCCGTCCGCCGCGCAGTACGCGCTCGTCGGGTGCTACGGCGGGTACACCACCAACCTGCCCGTCGCGGACCTGCTGGGCGGCAAGGCGTGGGTCGCCCACACCTACGACGGCCGCCCGCTCGACCCGCTGCACGGCGGCCCCGCACGGCTCCTCGTGCCGCACCTGTACCTGTGGAAGTCCGCCAAGTGGGTCCGGTCGATCACGCTGCTCGACGCCGAGCAGCAGGGGTTCTGGGAGCGCAACGGCTACCACGACTACGGCGACCCGTGGCGCGAGCAGCGCTACCAGGGCGACCCGTGA
- a CDS encoding carbon starvation CstA family protein, with translation MTTTRDAQLPEYTPEEQAEILRDDRGVPVGVVEKPRWTPAKVALWVAISLVGALGWTMLAIVRGERVNTIWFVVTAVATYAIAYRFYALYIQRRIMRPDDTRATPAERVNNGRDFDPTDRRVLYGHHFAAIAGAGPLVGPVLAAQMGYLPGTLWIILGVVVAGGVQDMLVLFYSMRRGGRSLGQMARDEIGRFGGTVAIVVVFVMLMIVLAVLALVCVNALAESPWGVFSVGCTIPIALLMGLYLRFVRPGRVTEVSVIGFLALIAAIVGGRWVAESSWGEFFLLSPTTLVVCMVVYGFLAAVLPVWLLLTPRDYLSTFMKVGTIVVLAVGIVVVRPIAQMPDFTEFAFNTEGPVFAGALFPFLFITIACGALSGMHAMVASGTTPKMIQKESQVRMIGYGGMLMESFVAIMALAAAVSLNQGVYFSMNMSPAAIEATAGEQFSPEATPEENAAAAIANLRVSDPAGNQPEIAWDTVVDGEDVTLTGAAALEAVASDVGEPSVVSRTGGAPTLAVGIANVMHDVVGGKGMMSFWYHFAIMFEALFILSAVDAVTRVARFQLGDAIGNAVPRFRDPSWRLGSWLTTGVVVAAWGSLLLMGVTDPNGGIRTLFPLFGIANQLIAACALTVVTVMVVKKGYVRWAWIPLLPLAFDTATTFAASYQKIFSSDLAVGYWALHQATKDKVAAGGLDAKALADAKATVRNTAIQGTLSIAFVVLVALLMVTALMAVVTALRAGAARGEDVGTSEDPLAPSHFYAPSGLGADALERKVQAEYAVVGDPRLLAGGRH, from the coding sequence ATGACGACGACGCGTGACGCGCAGCTGCCCGAGTACACGCCCGAGGAGCAGGCCGAGATCCTGCGCGACGACCGCGGGGTCCCCGTGGGCGTCGTCGAGAAGCCGCGGTGGACGCCGGCCAAGGTCGCGCTGTGGGTCGCGATCTCGCTGGTCGGCGCACTGGGCTGGACGATGCTGGCGATCGTCCGCGGGGAGCGGGTCAACACCATCTGGTTCGTCGTCACCGCGGTGGCGACGTACGCGATCGCGTACCGCTTCTACGCGCTGTACATCCAGCGGCGCATCATGCGTCCCGACGACACCCGTGCGACCCCGGCCGAGCGCGTGAACAACGGCCGCGACTTCGACCCGACCGACCGGCGGGTGCTCTACGGGCACCACTTCGCGGCGATCGCCGGCGCCGGTCCGCTCGTCGGGCCGGTCCTCGCCGCGCAGATGGGGTACCTGCCCGGGACGCTGTGGATCATCCTCGGCGTGGTCGTCGCGGGCGGCGTGCAGGACATGCTCGTGCTGTTCTACTCGATGCGCCGCGGTGGGCGGTCCCTGGGGCAGATGGCCCGCGACGAGATCGGGCGGTTCGGGGGCACCGTCGCCATCGTCGTGGTGTTCGTCATGCTGATGATCGTGCTGGCCGTGCTCGCGCTGGTCTGCGTCAACGCGCTCGCCGAGTCCCCGTGGGGCGTCTTCTCCGTCGGCTGCACCATCCCCATCGCCCTGCTCATGGGCCTGTACCTGCGATTCGTGCGGCCCGGGCGGGTCACCGAGGTGTCGGTCATCGGGTTCCTCGCGCTGATCGCGGCCATCGTCGGCGGGCGGTGGGTCGCCGAGTCGTCCTGGGGGGAGTTCTTCCTGCTCTCGCCGACGACGCTCGTCGTGTGCATGGTCGTCTACGGGTTCCTGGCCGCCGTGCTGCCCGTCTGGCTGCTGCTGACGCCCCGGGACTACCTGTCGACGTTCATGAAGGTCGGCACGATCGTCGTGCTCGCCGTCGGCATCGTCGTCGTGCGGCCGATCGCGCAGATGCCGGACTTCACCGAGTTCGCCTTCAACACCGAGGGTCCGGTGTTCGCCGGTGCGCTGTTCCCGTTCCTGTTCATCACCATCGCGTGCGGCGCCCTGTCCGGCATGCACGCCATGGTGGCGTCGGGCACGACTCCCAAGATGATCCAGAAGGAGTCGCAGGTCCGGATGATCGGGTACGGCGGCATGCTCATGGAGTCGTTCGTCGCGATCATGGCGCTGGCCGCGGCGGTGTCGCTCAACCAGGGCGTGTACTTCTCGATGAACATGTCGCCCGCAGCGATCGAGGCGACCGCCGGGGAGCAGTTCTCACCCGAGGCGACACCCGAGGAGAACGCGGCCGCGGCCATCGCGAACCTGCGCGTCTCGGACCCCGCCGGCAACCAGCCGGAGATCGCGTGGGACACCGTCGTCGACGGCGAGGACGTCACGCTCACCGGCGCCGCCGCGCTCGAGGCCGTCGCGAGCGACGTCGGCGAGCCGTCGGTCGTCTCCCGCACGGGCGGTGCGCCGACGCTCGCCGTCGGCATCGCCAACGTCATGCACGACGTCGTGGGTGGCAAGGGGATGATGTCGTTCTGGTACCACTTCGCGATCATGTTCGAGGCGCTGTTCATCCTGTCCGCCGTCGACGCCGTGACGCGCGTGGCCCGCTTCCAGCTCGGTGACGCCATCGGCAACGCGGTGCCGCGGTTCCGGGACCCGAGCTGGCGGCTCGGGTCGTGGCTCACGACGGGCGTCGTCGTCGCCGCCTGGGGCTCGCTGCTGCTCATGGGCGTGACCGACCCCAACGGCGGCATCCGCACGCTGTTCCCGCTGTTCGGCATCGCGAACCAGCTCATCGCCGCGTGCGCCCTGACCGTCGTCACCGTGATGGTCGTCAAGAAGGGCTACGTGAGGTGGGCGTGGATCCCGCTGCTGCCCCTCGCGTTCGACACCGCGACCACCTTCGCCGCCTCGTACCAGAAGATCTTCTCCAGCGACCTGGCCGTCGGGTACTGGGCGCTGCACCAGGCCACGAAGGACAAGGTCGCCGCCGGGGGGCTCGACGCGAAGGCGCTCGCCGACGCGAAGGCCACCGTCCGCAACACCGCGATCCAGGGGACGCTGTCCATCGCGTTCGTCGTCCTGGTCGCGCTGCTCATGGTCACCGCGCTGATGGCGGTCGTGACGGCGCTGCGGGCCGGGGCCGCTCGGGGCGAGGACGTCGGGACGAGCGAGGACCCGCTCGCGCCGTCCCACTTCTACGCACCGTCGGGGCTGGGGGCCGATGCCCTGGAGCGCAAGGTACAGGCGGAGTACGCGGTGGTGGGCGACCCGCGCCTGCTGGCGGGCGGGAGGCACTGA
- a CDS encoding SPFH domain-containing protein has product MATITRYPLVRHLRSTPTAHVMQMTDGQLRRSGIGLAFWFRPLTAVLSEVPVDDRELPLVAHARTADLQDVTAQVTVSYRFENPEVVAQRLDFSIDAGTGRWTADPLQQVGQLLGELAAGHVMDALAGSTLREAVSSGTGPLRHQVTAALLADERVAATGLRVLGARVGSVRADADLERALQTPAREGAQAEADRSTFERRALAVERERAIAENELNNRIELAGREQQLVAQEGTNARVRADEAAAAALIAARATAERRHLQATADAEATRLQGEADGAAERARMAALADVDQGVLLAVALRELASHLPAIGQVTVTPDLLTGALAALTAGRGE; this is encoded by the coding sequence ATGGCCACCATCACCCGCTACCCCCTCGTCCGGCACCTGCGCTCGACCCCCACGGCCCACGTCATGCAGATGACGGACGGGCAGCTGCGCCGCTCGGGCATCGGCCTCGCCTTCTGGTTCCGCCCGCTGACGGCCGTGCTCTCGGAGGTGCCCGTCGACGACCGCGAGCTGCCGCTCGTCGCCCACGCCCGCACCGCCGACCTGCAGGACGTCACCGCGCAGGTGACGGTCAGCTACCGCTTCGAGAACCCCGAGGTCGTCGCGCAGCGCCTCGACTTCAGCATCGACGCCGGCACCGGGCGCTGGACCGCCGACCCGTTGCAGCAGGTGGGGCAGCTGCTCGGCGAGCTCGCCGCCGGGCACGTCATGGACGCGCTCGCGGGCAGCACGCTGCGCGAGGCCGTGTCGTCGGGCACCGGCCCGCTGCGCCACCAGGTCACCGCCGCGCTGCTCGCCGACGAGCGCGTCGCCGCCACCGGGCTGCGGGTCCTCGGGGCGCGCGTCGGGTCGGTCCGCGCCGACGCCGACCTCGAGCGGGCGCTGCAGACCCCGGCGCGCGAGGGCGCCCAGGCCGAGGCCGACCGGTCGACGTTCGAGCGGCGCGCCCTGGCCGTCGAGCGCGAGCGGGCGATCGCCGAGAACGAGCTGAACAACCGCATCGAGCTCGCGGGACGCGAGCAGCAGCTCGTCGCGCAGGAGGGCACCAACGCCCGTGTCCGGGCCGACGAGGCCGCAGCCGCGGCCCTCATCGCGGCCCGCGCCACGGCCGAGCGCCGCCACCTGCAGGCCACGGCGGACGCCGAGGCCACCCGGTTGCAGGGCGAGGCGGACGGCGCCGCCGAGCGCGCCCGCATGGCCGCGCTGGCCGATGTCGACCAGGGCGTGCTGCTCGCGGTCGCGCTGCGCGAGCTCGCGTCGCACCTGCCGGCGATCGGCCAGGTCACGGTCACGCCCGACCTGCTGACCGGTGCGCTCGCCGCGCTCACCGCGGGCCGGGGCGAGTGA
- a CDS encoding Fur family transcriptional regulator, whose translation MIGQRVTRQRVAIAELLEDVDEFRSAQQIHQMLQQRGQEIGLATVYRTLNAMAEQGHLEVFLQPTGEHTYLRCEPRAEHHHHLVCRTCGRTVDVAAPELEQLVESLASSHDFTDVEHSIDFLGTCRDCARA comes from the coding sequence ATGATCGGCCAGCGGGTGACGCGCCAGCGCGTCGCGATCGCGGAGCTGCTCGAGGACGTGGACGAGTTCCGCAGCGCGCAGCAGATCCACCAGATGCTGCAGCAGCGCGGTCAGGAGATTGGGCTCGCCACGGTCTACCGGACGCTCAACGCGATGGCCGAGCAGGGGCACCTCGAGGTCTTCCTGCAGCCCACGGGCGAGCACACGTACCTGCGCTGCGAGCCGCGGGCCGAGCACCACCACCACCTCGTGTGCCGCACGTGCGGTCGTACGGTGGACGTCGCGGCACCGGAGCTCGAGCAGCTCGTCGAGTCGCTCGCCTCGAGCCACGACTTCACGGATGTCGAGCACTCGATCGACTTCCTCGGCACCTGCCGGGACTGCGCCCGCGCCTGA
- a CDS encoding YbdD/YjiX family protein: MPWSARYRRSTRWWATRACWRAGGTDMSGQVATAGRERIALSRASGVCRIALSRVGRVGRGVRWYVRELTGEAAYDRYVAAHARTHPDHAPLTRAQWWRARDDARESMAHERCC, from the coding sequence ATGCCCTGGAGCGCAAGGTACAGGCGGAGTACGCGGTGGTGGGCGACCCGCGCCTGCTGGCGGGCGGGAGGCACTGACATGAGCGGTCAGGTGGCGACGGCGGGACGCGAGCGGATCGCTCTCTCACGCGCATCGGGGGTGTGCCGGATTGCTCTCTCGCGGGTCGGGAGGGTGGGGCGGGGGGTGCGGTGGTACGTGCGGGAGCTGACGGGGGAGGCGGCGTACGACCGGTACGTCGCCGCGCACGCCCGCACCCACCCGGACCACGCACCCCTCACCCGGGCGCAGTGGTGGCGCGCCCGCGACGACGCCCGCGAGTCGATGGCCCACGAACGCTGCTGCTGA